Proteins encoded in a region of the Thunnus thynnus chromosome 8, fThuThy2.1, whole genome shotgun sequence genome:
- the pip5k1ca gene encoding phosphatidylinositol 4-phosphate 5-kinase type-1 gamma isoform X1, with translation MEAAAEGAVGLSEAGDGSPLSGAAASDDADTVVGVSYGMDAADMDAAARKAFITEMPSSSGLPGQGKKIGHRGVDASGETTYKKTTSSALKGAIQLGIGYTVGNLSSKPERDVLMQDFYVVESIFFPSEGSNLTPAHHFPDFRFKTYAPVAFRYFRELFGIRPDDYLYSLCNEPLIELSNPGASGSVFYLTKDDEFIIKTVMHKEAEFLQKLLPGYYMNLNQNPRTLLPKFFGLYCVQSGGKNIRVVVMNNVLPRVVRMHLKYDLKGSTYKRRASKKEREKARPTFKDLDFMQDLQDGLMLDQDTYNALVKTLQRDCLVLESFKIMDYSLLLGVHNMDQAERERQMEGSQGGSDEKRPVAQQKALYSTAMESIQGGAACGGSIDTDDTMGGIPAVNGKGERLLLYIGIIDILQSYRLIKKLEHTWKALVHDGDTVSVHRPGFYADRFFKFMSSTVFKKSSSLKSSPSKKGRVSLTVPKCAGPGAAWSASQLLSERDENIYDLRGARSFPTLEDEGRADLPCTPPSFEEATTASIATTLSSTTSLSIPERSPSDTAEHPRYRRHTQSLSHDGRTQEELRVREEDQQTITVEVELKRHDSEPTISVPQPSPGTSEVQEVAGAEAPDAAAEPSSSLSAPEAAASSSLSAPGAPSSPGGAEEAPPSPKVVVEADRASQVSGSGCTSQASVDDEDDVPITDIYFPPEDRTWVYSPLHYGSESKALPDGDWERET, from the exons atgCTGCTGCTAGGAAAGCCTTCATTACAGAG aTGCCCTCATCCTCAGGCCTGCCTGGTCAGGGAAAGAAGATTGGCCACAGAGGAGTGGATGCATCGGGAGAAACTACTTACAAGAAG ACCACATCCTCTGCCTTGAAAGGTGCCATCCAGCTGGGCATCGGTTACACAGTGGGCAACCTGAGCTCCAAGCCTGAGAGAGATGTGTTGATGCAGGACTTCTACGTGGTGGAGAGCATCTTTTTCCCCAG TGAAGGGAGCAACCTCACTCCAGCTCATCATTTCCCGGACTTCCGCTTTAAAACATACGCTCCCGTGGCCTTCCGCTACTTCAGAGAACTGTTTGGCATCAGGCCGGATGACTATCTG TACTCCCTATGTAATGAGCCCCTGATTGAGCTGTCCAATCCTGGAGCGAGCGGTTCAGTCTTCTATCTTACGAAGGACGATGAGTTCATCATCAAGACTGTCATGCACAAGGAGGCTGAATTCTTACAGAAACTGCTGCCTGGATACTACATG AACTTGAATCAGAACCCTCGCACTTTGCTGCCCAAGTTCTTCGGCCTCTACTGTGTCCAGTCGGGCGGGAAGAACATCCGTGTGGTGGTGATGAACAACGTCCTGCCCCGAGTAGTCCGCATGCACCTCAAATACGACCTGAAGGGCTCCACCTACAAGAGGCGAGCATccaagaaggagagagagaaggccaGGCCCACGTTCAAAGATCTCGACTTCATGCAGGACCTGCAGGACGGTCTGATGCTGGATCAGGACACTTACAACGCGCTGGTCAAGACCCTGCAGAGAGACTGCCTG GTGCTGGAAAGCTTTAAGATCATGGACTACAGCCTGCTGCTCGGGGTTCACAACATGGaccaggcagagagggagaggcagatGGAGGGCTCCCAGGGCGGCAGTGATGAGAAAAGGCCCGTAGCCCAGCAGAAGGCCCTTTACTCCACAGCCATGGAGTCCATCCAGGGAGGAGCCGCCTGTGGAGGGTCCATTGACACTGACGACAC GATGGGCGGTATCCCAGCTGTCAACGGAAAAGGGGAGAGACTTCTTCTCTACATCGGAATCATCGACATCTTGCAATCCTACAG GCTAATCAAGAAACTGGAGCACACGTGGAAGGCTCTGGTTCACGACGGG GACACCGTGTCCGTCCACCGGCCCGGCTTCTACGCTGATAGGTTCTTCAAGTTCATGAGCAGCACAGTTTTCAAGAAGAGTTCCT ctctgaagtcatCTCCATCGAAGAAGGGCCGCGTGTCGTTGACGGTGCCTAAGTGTGCCGGTCCTGGTGCAGCCTGGTCAGCCAGCCAGCTGCTCTCCGAGAGGGACGAGAATATCTACGACCTGAGAGGAGCTCGCAGCTTCCCAACGCTGGAGGATGAGG GGCGAGCAGATCTTCCATGTACTCCTCCATCATTTGAAGAGGCCACCACTGCGTCAATCGCCACCACTCTCTCTTCCACCACTTCTCTGTCCATCCCCGAGAGATCTCCCTCTGACACGGCTGAGCACCCCCGCTACAG GAGGCACACCCAGTCCCTCAGCCATGACGGGAG gacCCAGGAGGAGCTGCGTGTGCGTGAGGAGGATCAGCAGACCATCACGGTGGAGGTGGAGTTGAAGAGACACGACAGTGAGCCCACCATCTCTGTTCCACAGCCGTCTCCTGGAACCAG TGAGGTTCAGGAAGTAGCCGGTGCCGAGGCCCCAGATGCTGCCGCAGAACCTTCCAGCTCTTTGTCGGCCCCCGAAGCCGCAGCCTCTTCCTCCTTGTCTGCTCCTGGTGCTCCGTCTTCCCCCGGGGGAGCCGAGGAAGCCCCGCCTAGTCCCAAGGTGGTGGTGGAGGCGGACAGAGCCAGCCAGGTGTCCGGCTCAGGGTGCACCAGCCAGGCTTCAGTGGACGATGAAGATGACGTGCCAATCACAGATATCTACTTT CCTCCAGAGGACAGGACCTGGGTGTACTCTCCGCTACACTATGGCTCAGAGTCTAAGGCCCTGCCAGATGGGGATTGGGAAAGAGAGACA TAA
- the pip5k1ca gene encoding phosphatidylinositol 4-phosphate 5-kinase type-1 gamma isoform X3 — MEAAAEGAVGLSEAGDGSPLSGAAASDDADTVVGVSYGMDAADMDAAARKAFITEMPSSSGLPGQGKKIGHRGVDASGETTYKKTTSSALKGAIQLGIGYTVGNLSSKPERDVLMQDFYVVESIFFPSEGSNLTPAHHFPDFRFKTYAPVAFRYFRELFGIRPDDYLYSLCNEPLIELSNPGASGSVFYLTKDDEFIIKTVMHKEAEFLQKLLPGYYMNLNQNPRTLLPKFFGLYCVQSGGKNIRVVVMNNVLPRVVRMHLKYDLKGSTYKRRASKKEREKARPTFKDLDFMQDLQDGLMLDQDTYNALVKTLQRDCLVLESFKIMDYSLLLGVHNMDQAERERQMEGSQGGSDEKRPVAQQKALYSTAMESIQGGAACGGSIDTDDTMGGIPAVNGKGERLLLYIGIIDILQSYRLIKKLEHTWKALVHDGDTVSVHRPGFYADRFFKFMSSTVFKKSSSLKSSPSKKGRVSLTVPKCAGPGAAWSASQLLSERDENIYDLRGARSFPTLEDEGRADLPCTPPSFEEATTASIATTLSSTTSLSIPERSPSDTAEHPRYRRHTQSLSHDGRTQEELRVREEDQQTITVEVELKRHDSEPTISVPQPSPGTSEVQEVAGAEAPDAAAEPSSSLSAPEAAASSSLSAPGAPSSPGGAEEAPPSPKVVVEADRASQVSGSGCTSQASVDDEDDVPITDIYF, encoded by the exons atgCTGCTGCTAGGAAAGCCTTCATTACAGAG aTGCCCTCATCCTCAGGCCTGCCTGGTCAGGGAAAGAAGATTGGCCACAGAGGAGTGGATGCATCGGGAGAAACTACTTACAAGAAG ACCACATCCTCTGCCTTGAAAGGTGCCATCCAGCTGGGCATCGGTTACACAGTGGGCAACCTGAGCTCCAAGCCTGAGAGAGATGTGTTGATGCAGGACTTCTACGTGGTGGAGAGCATCTTTTTCCCCAG TGAAGGGAGCAACCTCACTCCAGCTCATCATTTCCCGGACTTCCGCTTTAAAACATACGCTCCCGTGGCCTTCCGCTACTTCAGAGAACTGTTTGGCATCAGGCCGGATGACTATCTG TACTCCCTATGTAATGAGCCCCTGATTGAGCTGTCCAATCCTGGAGCGAGCGGTTCAGTCTTCTATCTTACGAAGGACGATGAGTTCATCATCAAGACTGTCATGCACAAGGAGGCTGAATTCTTACAGAAACTGCTGCCTGGATACTACATG AACTTGAATCAGAACCCTCGCACTTTGCTGCCCAAGTTCTTCGGCCTCTACTGTGTCCAGTCGGGCGGGAAGAACATCCGTGTGGTGGTGATGAACAACGTCCTGCCCCGAGTAGTCCGCATGCACCTCAAATACGACCTGAAGGGCTCCACCTACAAGAGGCGAGCATccaagaaggagagagagaaggccaGGCCCACGTTCAAAGATCTCGACTTCATGCAGGACCTGCAGGACGGTCTGATGCTGGATCAGGACACTTACAACGCGCTGGTCAAGACCCTGCAGAGAGACTGCCTG GTGCTGGAAAGCTTTAAGATCATGGACTACAGCCTGCTGCTCGGGGTTCACAACATGGaccaggcagagagggagaggcagatGGAGGGCTCCCAGGGCGGCAGTGATGAGAAAAGGCCCGTAGCCCAGCAGAAGGCCCTTTACTCCACAGCCATGGAGTCCATCCAGGGAGGAGCCGCCTGTGGAGGGTCCATTGACACTGACGACAC GATGGGCGGTATCCCAGCTGTCAACGGAAAAGGGGAGAGACTTCTTCTCTACATCGGAATCATCGACATCTTGCAATCCTACAG GCTAATCAAGAAACTGGAGCACACGTGGAAGGCTCTGGTTCACGACGGG GACACCGTGTCCGTCCACCGGCCCGGCTTCTACGCTGATAGGTTCTTCAAGTTCATGAGCAGCACAGTTTTCAAGAAGAGTTCCT ctctgaagtcatCTCCATCGAAGAAGGGCCGCGTGTCGTTGACGGTGCCTAAGTGTGCCGGTCCTGGTGCAGCCTGGTCAGCCAGCCAGCTGCTCTCCGAGAGGGACGAGAATATCTACGACCTGAGAGGAGCTCGCAGCTTCCCAACGCTGGAGGATGAGG GGCGAGCAGATCTTCCATGTACTCCTCCATCATTTGAAGAGGCCACCACTGCGTCAATCGCCACCACTCTCTCTTCCACCACTTCTCTGTCCATCCCCGAGAGATCTCCCTCTGACACGGCTGAGCACCCCCGCTACAG GAGGCACACCCAGTCCCTCAGCCATGACGGGAG gacCCAGGAGGAGCTGCGTGTGCGTGAGGAGGATCAGCAGACCATCACGGTGGAGGTGGAGTTGAAGAGACACGACAGTGAGCCCACCATCTCTGTTCCACAGCCGTCTCCTGGAACCAG TGAGGTTCAGGAAGTAGCCGGTGCCGAGGCCCCAGATGCTGCCGCAGAACCTTCCAGCTCTTTGTCGGCCCCCGAAGCCGCAGCCTCTTCCTCCTTGTCTGCTCCTGGTGCTCCGTCTTCCCCCGGGGGAGCCGAGGAAGCCCCGCCTAGTCCCAAGGTGGTGGTGGAGGCGGACAGAGCCAGCCAGGTGTCCGGCTCAGGGTGCACCAGCCAGGCTTCAGTGGACGATGAAGATGACGTGCCAATCACAGATATCTACTTT TAA
- the pip5k1ca gene encoding phosphatidylinositol 4-phosphate 5-kinase type-1 gamma isoform X2, which yields MEAAAEGAVGLSEAGDGSPLSGAAASDDADTVVGVSYGMDAADMDAAARKAFITEMPSSSGLPGQGKKIGHRGVDASGETTYKKTTSSALKGAIQLGIGYTVGNLSSKPERDVLMQDFYVVESIFFPSEGSNLTPAHHFPDFRFKTYAPVAFRYFRELFGIRPDDYLYSLCNEPLIELSNPGASGSVFYLTKDDEFIIKTVMHKEAEFLQKLLPGYYMNLNQNPRTLLPKFFGLYCVQSGGKNIRVVVMNNVLPRVVRMHLKYDLKGSTYKRRASKKEREKARPTFKDLDFMQDLQDGLMLDQDTYNALVKTLQRDCLVLESFKIMDYSLLLGVHNMDQAERERQMEGSQGGSDEKRPVAQQKALYSTAMESIQGGAACGGSIDTDDTMGGIPAVNGKGERLLLYIGIIDILQSYRLIKKLEHTWKALVHDGDTVSVHRPGFYADRFFKFMSSTVFKKSSSLKSSPSKKGRVSLTVPKCAGPGAAWSASQLLSERDENIYDLRGARSFPTLEDEGRADLPCTPPSFEEATTASIATTLSSTTSLSIPERSPSDTAEHPRYRRHTQSLSHDGRTQEELRVREEDQQTITVEVELKRHDSEPTISVPQPSPGTSEVQEVAGAEAPDAAAEPSSSLSAPEAAASSSLSAPGAPSSPGGAEEAPPSPKVVVEADRASQVSGSGCTSQASVDDEDDVPITDIYFRR from the exons atgCTGCTGCTAGGAAAGCCTTCATTACAGAG aTGCCCTCATCCTCAGGCCTGCCTGGTCAGGGAAAGAAGATTGGCCACAGAGGAGTGGATGCATCGGGAGAAACTACTTACAAGAAG ACCACATCCTCTGCCTTGAAAGGTGCCATCCAGCTGGGCATCGGTTACACAGTGGGCAACCTGAGCTCCAAGCCTGAGAGAGATGTGTTGATGCAGGACTTCTACGTGGTGGAGAGCATCTTTTTCCCCAG TGAAGGGAGCAACCTCACTCCAGCTCATCATTTCCCGGACTTCCGCTTTAAAACATACGCTCCCGTGGCCTTCCGCTACTTCAGAGAACTGTTTGGCATCAGGCCGGATGACTATCTG TACTCCCTATGTAATGAGCCCCTGATTGAGCTGTCCAATCCTGGAGCGAGCGGTTCAGTCTTCTATCTTACGAAGGACGATGAGTTCATCATCAAGACTGTCATGCACAAGGAGGCTGAATTCTTACAGAAACTGCTGCCTGGATACTACATG AACTTGAATCAGAACCCTCGCACTTTGCTGCCCAAGTTCTTCGGCCTCTACTGTGTCCAGTCGGGCGGGAAGAACATCCGTGTGGTGGTGATGAACAACGTCCTGCCCCGAGTAGTCCGCATGCACCTCAAATACGACCTGAAGGGCTCCACCTACAAGAGGCGAGCATccaagaaggagagagagaaggccaGGCCCACGTTCAAAGATCTCGACTTCATGCAGGACCTGCAGGACGGTCTGATGCTGGATCAGGACACTTACAACGCGCTGGTCAAGACCCTGCAGAGAGACTGCCTG GTGCTGGAAAGCTTTAAGATCATGGACTACAGCCTGCTGCTCGGGGTTCACAACATGGaccaggcagagagggagaggcagatGGAGGGCTCCCAGGGCGGCAGTGATGAGAAAAGGCCCGTAGCCCAGCAGAAGGCCCTTTACTCCACAGCCATGGAGTCCATCCAGGGAGGAGCCGCCTGTGGAGGGTCCATTGACACTGACGACAC GATGGGCGGTATCCCAGCTGTCAACGGAAAAGGGGAGAGACTTCTTCTCTACATCGGAATCATCGACATCTTGCAATCCTACAG GCTAATCAAGAAACTGGAGCACACGTGGAAGGCTCTGGTTCACGACGGG GACACCGTGTCCGTCCACCGGCCCGGCTTCTACGCTGATAGGTTCTTCAAGTTCATGAGCAGCACAGTTTTCAAGAAGAGTTCCT ctctgaagtcatCTCCATCGAAGAAGGGCCGCGTGTCGTTGACGGTGCCTAAGTGTGCCGGTCCTGGTGCAGCCTGGTCAGCCAGCCAGCTGCTCTCCGAGAGGGACGAGAATATCTACGACCTGAGAGGAGCTCGCAGCTTCCCAACGCTGGAGGATGAGG GGCGAGCAGATCTTCCATGTACTCCTCCATCATTTGAAGAGGCCACCACTGCGTCAATCGCCACCACTCTCTCTTCCACCACTTCTCTGTCCATCCCCGAGAGATCTCCCTCTGACACGGCTGAGCACCCCCGCTACAG GAGGCACACCCAGTCCCTCAGCCATGACGGGAG gacCCAGGAGGAGCTGCGTGTGCGTGAGGAGGATCAGCAGACCATCACGGTGGAGGTGGAGTTGAAGAGACACGACAGTGAGCCCACCATCTCTGTTCCACAGCCGTCTCCTGGAACCAG TGAGGTTCAGGAAGTAGCCGGTGCCGAGGCCCCAGATGCTGCCGCAGAACCTTCCAGCTCTTTGTCGGCCCCCGAAGCCGCAGCCTCTTCCTCCTTGTCTGCTCCTGGTGCTCCGTCTTCCCCCGGGGGAGCCGAGGAAGCCCCGCCTAGTCCCAAGGTGGTGGTGGAGGCGGACAGAGCCAGCCAGGTGTCCGGCTCAGGGTGCACCAGCCAGGCTTCAGTGGACGATGAAGATGACGTGCCAATCACAGATATCTACTTT AGGCGTTGA
- the LOC137188027 gene encoding ras-related protein Rab-11B-like — MGTRDDEYDYLFKVVLIGDSGVGKSNLLSRFTRNEFNLESKSTIGVEFATRSIQVDGKTIKAQIWDTAGQERYRAITSAYYRGAVGALLVYDIAKHLTYENVERWLKELRDHADNNIVIMLVGNKSDLRHLRAVPTDEARAFAEKNTISFIETSALDSTNVEESFKNILTEIYRIVSQKQISDRSGHDDSPGNNVVDISVPPTMDGQRGNKVPCCQSL, encoded by the exons ATGGGAACCCGAGATGATGAATACGACTACTTGTTCAAAG TTGTACTAATTGGAGACTCTGGAGTGGGGAAGAGTAACCTGCTGTCCCGCTTCACAAGAAATGAGTTCAACCTGGAGAGCAAGAGCACCATCGGGGTGGAGTTCGCCACCCGCAGCATCCAGGTGGACGGCAAGACGATAAAGGCTCAAATCTGGGACACAGCTGGACAAGAACGCTACAGAGCAATCACCTcagc GTATTACCGGGGTGCAGTTGGAGCTCTCCTAGTTTATGACATCGCCAAGCACCTGACGTATGAGAACGTGGAGCGCTGGCTGAAGGAGCTGAGGGACCACGCTGACAACAACATCGTCATCATGCTGGTTGGAAACAAGAGTGACCTCCGCCACCTCAGGGCAGTGCCCACTGATGAGGCCCGAGCCTTTGCAG AAAAGAACACAATCTCATTTATTGAAACCTCAGCCTTGGACTCCACTAATGTAGAAGAATCCTTTAAAAACATTCTCACAG AAATCTACCGTATTGTATCTCAGAAGCAAATATCAGACAGATCCGGACATGATGATTCTCCAGGGAACAACGTAGTGGATATAAGTGTCCCCCCAACCATGGACGGGCAGAGGGGCAACAAAGTCCCCTGCTGCCAAAGCCTGTGA